A window of the Lysinibacillus irui genome harbors these coding sequences:
- a CDS encoding ABC transporter ATP-binding protein, translating into MTEKEVLLEINHLKAYFPVKRKSMKEEKKVIKAVDDISIEIYRGETLGIVGESGSGKSTFGRTILKLVEPTGGEVLYKGQPIQHLKGNKLQSYRNQMQMIFQDPFASLNPRKRIGSIIEEPMKLQLTLTKEQRKERVKELLQKVGLPEDAMHKFPHEFSGGQRQRIGIARALAIHPEFIIADEPVSALDVSVQSQVLNLMMDLQDEFHLTYLFISHDLSVVKHISDRVAVLYLGRVVEIGTKKELYANPLHPYTQALLSAIPVVNFDEPKQEILLQGELPSPMNPPVGCVFHTRCPFVMEKCHQERPMLQQENANQRVACFLYDK; encoded by the coding sequence ATGACGGAGAAAGAAGTTTTGCTGGAAATTAACCATTTAAAAGCCTACTTTCCTGTGAAGCGCAAGTCCATGAAGGAGGAAAAAAAGGTCATTAAAGCAGTGGATGATATTTCGATTGAGATTTATAGAGGAGAAACACTTGGGATTGTGGGCGAATCAGGCTCTGGAAAATCAACATTTGGGCGAACGATTTTAAAGCTTGTTGAACCAACTGGTGGAGAAGTGTTATATAAGGGACAACCGATACAGCATTTAAAGGGCAACAAGCTGCAAAGCTATCGCAATCAAATGCAAATGATTTTTCAGGATCCCTTCGCTTCCCTTAATCCTCGCAAGCGGATTGGCTCTATTATTGAAGAACCGATGAAGCTGCAATTAACGTTGACAAAGGAACAACGAAAAGAGCGTGTTAAGGAGCTATTGCAAAAGGTAGGTCTACCAGAGGATGCCATGCATAAGTTTCCGCATGAATTTTCTGGTGGTCAGCGCCAACGTATTGGTATTGCAAGGGCACTAGCCATCCATCCAGAGTTTATTATTGCGGATGAGCCTGTGTCGGCACTCGATGTATCGGTTCAGTCACAAGTACTAAACTTAATGATGGATTTACAGGATGAATTTCATTTAACCTATTTATTTATCTCCCATGATTTAAGCGTTGTGAAGCATATTAGTGACCGAGTGGCAGTGTTGTATTTAGGTAGAGTGGTGGAAATAGGCACAAAAAAAGAGCTTTATGCCAATCCATTGCATCCATACACTCAAGCATTGCTCTCTGCCATTCCTGTTGTTAATTTTGATGAGCCAAAACAGGAAATACTTTTACAAGGTGAATTACCAAGTCCAATGAATCCGCCTGTTGGCTGTGTCTTTCATACACGTTGTCCGTTTGTTATGGAAAAGTGTCATCAGGAAAGACCGATGCTTCAGCAAGAAAATGCCAATCAGCGAGTTGCCTGCTTTTTATATGATAAATAA